From a single Streptomyces liliifuscus genomic region:
- a CDS encoding ABC transporter permease, whose protein sequence is MTRYVLRAVSLAAALGLWQLLTSLNVDLWLRFSQFPTVADVAHAFADRVSGPDYWTDLTDSLTRILSGFLLAAVLGVATGVLVARSRLAEDLLGPLLEVVRPIPAIALVPVAILLFPSNEQGIVFITFTAAYFPVLVSTRHAVRALTPAWEEAVRTMGGGRWRILGSVVLPGALPGIFGGLSVGIGVSWICVISAEMISGQYGVGYRTWQDYTVVDYPGVFVGMVTIGVLGWLTSTAVELLGRRLTRWLPRTSYVPAARTRTPKRPSHAGHAPTAVRTEEARDEHLV, encoded by the coding sequence GTGACCCGGTACGTGCTGAGGGCGGTCTCACTGGCGGCCGCCCTCGGTCTGTGGCAGCTGCTGACCAGCCTGAACGTCGATCTGTGGCTGCGCTTCTCGCAGTTCCCGACGGTCGCCGACGTGGCGCACGCCTTCGCCGACCGGGTGAGCGGCCCCGACTACTGGACCGACCTCACCGACAGCCTCACCCGGATCCTGTCCGGCTTCCTGCTCGCGGCCGTCCTGGGCGTGGCCACAGGCGTGCTCGTGGCCCGCTCCCGCCTCGCCGAGGACCTGCTCGGCCCGCTGCTGGAGGTCGTCCGCCCGATCCCGGCGATCGCCCTGGTCCCCGTCGCGATCCTCCTCTTCCCCTCCAACGAACAGGGCATCGTCTTCATCACCTTCACGGCCGCCTACTTCCCGGTCCTGGTCTCCACCCGGCACGCGGTCCGCGCGCTGACCCCCGCCTGGGAGGAGGCCGTACGCACCATGGGCGGCGGCCGGTGGCGGATCCTCGGCTCGGTCGTCCTGCCGGGCGCCCTGCCCGGCATCTTCGGCGGCCTCTCCGTCGGCATCGGCGTCTCGTGGATCTGTGTCATCTCCGCCGAGATGATCTCCGGCCAGTACGGCGTCGGCTACCGCACCTGGCAGGACTACACGGTCGTCGACTACCCCGGCGTCTTCGTCGGCATGGTCACGATCGGCGTGCTGGGCTGGCTCACCTCTACGGCCGTGGAACTCCTCGGCCGCCGACTGACCCGCTGGCTCCCGCGCACGTCGTACGTCCCCGCGGCGCGCACCAGGACACCGAAGCGCCCTTCGCACGCCGGTCACGCCCCCACCGCCGTCCGCACCGAGGAGGCGCGCGATGAGCACCTCGTCTGA
- a CDS encoding ABC transporter substrate-binding protein — MKRTAVALSAVALLLPLSGCGGSAEAGSGNTVTVTVGYQSKTINTVTAGTLLRSLGSFEQQLNALHDGHTYKVNWQDYATGAPITAQMTAGKIDIGSMGDFPLLINAARGKQLGRPTHLVSVTGYNLRGGLNTVVTAPDSKLDSLDDLRGKKVSTSIGSAADGTLVRALQRAGINPDKGIEKLNQQPAVGASALSAGSTDALSQFVAWPGLLAFQGKAKALYDGAELNLPTFHGVTAREDFAKKRPAVLEAFLKAQAEATDYLHDHPVAAAEKVAKATGLPAEVVYLYNGAHGIATFDPAIKPKLVSALKEDVSILKAAKLTGDVDVDSFVDDQYVRKALGPDYAERLASAPAPAASEVWPKGAAETRTFKSPAELLGYVAKHKDGIRAAYVPDATTGTLWFADKAVWLADGDELLPFVAPGTAKAYVAGHADARVITYAGALERAS, encoded by the coding sequence ATGAAACGCACGGCAGTTGCCCTGTCCGCGGTCGCCCTGCTGCTTCCCCTGTCCGGCTGCGGCGGCAGCGCGGAGGCCGGTAGCGGCAACACGGTGACGGTCACCGTGGGCTACCAGTCCAAGACCATCAACACCGTCACCGCGGGCACTCTCCTGCGCTCCCTCGGTTCCTTCGAGCAGCAGCTGAACGCCCTCCACGACGGCCACACCTACAAGGTGAACTGGCAGGACTACGCGACCGGCGCCCCCATCACCGCGCAGATGACCGCCGGGAAGATCGACATCGGTTCGATGGGCGACTTCCCGCTGCTGATCAACGCGGCCCGCGGCAAGCAGCTGGGCCGCCCCACCCACCTCGTCTCCGTCACCGGCTACAACCTGCGCGGCGGCCTCAACACCGTCGTCACGGCGCCGGATTCGAAGCTCGACTCCCTCGACGACCTGCGCGGCAAGAAGGTCTCGACGAGTATCGGCTCGGCGGCCGACGGCACGCTCGTACGGGCCCTGCAGCGCGCCGGGATCAACCCGGACAAAGGCATCGAGAAGCTCAACCAGCAGCCCGCGGTGGGTGCTTCGGCACTCTCGGCGGGCAGCACGGACGCGCTCTCGCAGTTCGTCGCCTGGCCGGGCCTGCTCGCCTTCCAGGGCAAGGCGAAGGCCCTGTACGACGGCGCCGAACTGAACCTGCCGACCTTCCACGGGGTCACCGCCCGCGAGGACTTCGCGAAGAAACGCCCCGCCGTACTGGAGGCGTTCCTCAAGGCCCAGGCCGAGGCGACGGACTACCTCCACGACCACCCGGTGGCCGCGGCGGAGAAGGTCGCGAAGGCGACCGGGCTGCCCGCCGAGGTCGTGTACCTCTACAACGGCGCGCACGGCATCGCCACCTTCGACCCGGCGATCAAGCCGAAGCTCGTCTCCGCCCTGAAGGAGGACGTCTCGATCCTGAAGGCGGCGAAGCTGACCGGTGACGTGGACGTGGACTCCTTCGTCGACGACCAGTACGTCAGGAAGGCCCTCGGCCCGGACTACGCCGAGCGCCTGGCCTCGGCGCCCGCACCGGCCGCGAGCGAGGTGTGGCCCAAGGGCGCCGCCGAGACCCGTACCTTCAAGTCGCCCGCCGAGCTGCTGGGTTACGTCGCGAAGCACAAGGACGGGATCCGCGCCGCCTACGTCCCCGACGCCACCACCGGCACCCTGTGGTTCGCCGACAAGGCGGTCTGGCTGGCCGACGGTGACGAGCTGCTGCCCTTCGTCGCCCCGGGGACCGCGAAGGCGTACGTCGCCGGACACGCCGACGCCCGCGTCATCACGTACGCCGGCGCACTGGAGCGGGCGTCGTGA
- a CDS encoding 4Fe-4S dicluster domain-containing protein — MPLAPQRADVPVTIDESKCIDGCTLCVDMCPLDSLAIDESNGKAYMHVDECWYCGPCAARCPTGAVTVNMPYLLR, encoded by the coding sequence ATGCCCTTGGCGCCCCAGCGGGCCGACGTGCCCGTGACCATCGACGAGTCGAAGTGCATCGACGGCTGCACTCTCTGTGTGGACATGTGCCCGCTGGACTCCCTCGCCATCGACGAGAGCAACGGCAAGGCCTATATGCACGTCGACGAGTGCTGGTACTGCGGCCCGTGCGCGGCCCGCTGCCCCACCGGAGCCGTGACGGTCAACATGCCCTATCTGCTCCGGTGA
- a CDS encoding GntR family transcriptional regulator, with protein sequence MPSERIRDHAGQGATTVAARRRRLRADRARQLADLLRHQVLAGGFPHGTLPHEAAIGADYRASRNTVRQALDLLRAEGLVERQPGVGTVVVAEKYPHGLDRLMGLAETLREHGRVSNEVRTAGPVAAPAPVAERLRVPVGADVLYIERLRRLNGLPLSLDLTYIPLDLGTALLGADLENTDVFRLLEGITGQPLGHAEITLEAVNADAHSATVLQAPRGSAVLMLERLTHLADGRPVDLEFIRFRGDRITMSGLLRRSL encoded by the coding sequence ATGCCCAGCGAACGCATCCGTGACCATGCCGGCCAGGGCGCGACCACCGTCGCCGCCCGTCGGCGGCGGCTGCGCGCGGACCGGGCCAGGCAACTCGCCGACCTGCTGCGCCACCAGGTGCTGGCGGGCGGTTTCCCGCACGGCACGCTGCCGCACGAGGCGGCCATCGGCGCCGACTACCGGGCCTCGCGCAACACCGTGCGCCAGGCCCTCGACCTGCTGCGGGCCGAGGGTCTGGTGGAACGGCAGCCCGGTGTCGGCACGGTCGTCGTCGCCGAGAAGTACCCGCACGGGCTCGACCGGCTGATGGGACTCGCGGAGACCCTGCGCGAACACGGCCGGGTCAGCAACGAGGTCCGCACCGCGGGCCCGGTCGCCGCACCGGCCCCGGTCGCCGAACGGCTGCGGGTGCCCGTCGGCGCCGACGTCCTCTACATCGAGCGGCTGCGACGGCTCAACGGCCTCCCGCTCTCCCTCGACCTCACCTACATCCCACTCGACCTCGGCACCGCCCTGCTCGGCGCCGACCTGGAGAACACCGACGTCTTCCGCCTTCTGGAAGGCATCACCGGACAGCCGCTCGGGCACGCCGAGATCACCCTGGAGGCCGTCAACGCCGACGCGCACTCCGCGACGGTTCTGCAGGCCCCGCGCGGCTCGGCCGTCCTGATGCTGGAGCGCCTCACCCACCTCGCCGACGGCCGGCCCGTCGACCTGGAGTTCATCCGCTTCCGCGGCGACCGCATCACGATGAGCGGTCTGCTGCGCCGCTCGCTCTGA
- the fahA gene encoding fumarylacetoacetase gives MPPFDVPEGDPFGPHNLPYGVFSLGGPGTGSDSGSDGKSNSDSGRRSVGVRLGDHVLDAGAAAVELGSPYAALLARPSLNPLLAAGRTAWSDVRRAITAWVTVPAHRETIAPLLHPLSEVTLHLPFEVADYVDFYASENHARNVGQIFRPDAEDSLTPNWKHLPIGYHGRSGTVVVSGTEVVRPSGQRKAPADPAPVFGPSVRLDIEAEVGFVVGTPSAMGTAVPLSGFRDHVFGLCLLNDWSARDLQAWEYVPLGPFLGKSFATSVSAWITPLDALDDARVAPPTRTHPLLPYLDDASDASEDPGGYDLRISVAINGHVVSEPPFSTMYWTAAQQLAHMTVNGASLRTGDLYGSGTVSGASDNERGSLLELTWNGRDTLELPDGKRTFLEDGDTVTLTAWAPGPHGTRVGLGEVSGRVVAGA, from the coding sequence ATGCCCCCCTTCGATGTCCCCGAGGGCGATCCCTTCGGCCCGCACAATCTTCCGTACGGCGTGTTCTCCCTTGGCGGGCCCGGCACCGGATCCGACAGCGGGTCCGACGGCAAGTCCAACAGCGACTCCGGCCGGCGGAGCGTGGGCGTTCGGCTGGGCGACCACGTGCTGGACGCGGGGGCCGCCGCCGTGGAACTCGGCTCCCCGTACGCCGCGCTGCTCGCCCGTCCCTCGCTGAACCCACTGCTCGCGGCCGGCCGCACGGCGTGGTCGGACGTGCGGCGCGCGATCACGGCGTGGGTGACCGTGCCGGCGCACCGCGAGACGATCGCGCCCCTGCTGCACCCGCTCTCCGAGGTGACACTCCACCTCCCCTTCGAGGTCGCCGACTACGTCGACTTCTACGCCTCCGAGAACCACGCCCGTAACGTCGGCCAGATCTTCCGCCCCGACGCCGAGGACTCCCTCACCCCCAACTGGAAGCACCTGCCGATCGGTTACCACGGCAGGTCGGGCACCGTCGTGGTCTCCGGGACCGAGGTCGTACGCCCCTCGGGCCAGCGCAAGGCCCCGGCCGACCCGGCGCCTGTCTTCGGGCCGTCCGTCCGGCTGGACATCGAGGCGGAGGTCGGCTTCGTGGTCGGCACGCCCTCCGCGATGGGCACGGCCGTGCCGCTGAGCGGCTTCCGCGACCACGTCTTCGGGCTCTGCCTCCTCAACGACTGGTCCGCTCGCGACCTCCAGGCCTGGGAGTACGTCCCCCTCGGCCCGTTCCTCGGCAAGTCCTTCGCCACCTCGGTGTCGGCCTGGATCACCCCGCTCGACGCCCTGGACGACGCCCGGGTCGCGCCCCCGACCCGTACGCATCCGCTGCTGCCGTATCTGGACGACGCCTCCGACGCCTCGGAGGACCCCGGCGGCTACGACCTGCGTATCTCCGTCGCGATCAACGGCCACGTCGTCTCCGAGCCGCCCTTCTCGACCATGTACTGGACGGCCGCCCAGCAGCTGGCCCACATGACGGTGAACGGCGCGTCGCTGCGCACGGGTGATCTGTACGGGTCGGGCACCGTGAGCGGGGCCTCGGACAACGAGCGGGGCTCCCTTCTGGAGCTGACCTGGAACGGGCGCGACACCCTCGAACTGCCGGACGGCAAGCGGACGTTCCTGGAGGACGGGGACACGGTGACGCTGACCGCGTGGGCTCCTGGGCCGCATGGCACGCGGGTGGGTCTTGGCGAGGTGAGCGGGCGGGTCGTGGCGGGCGCGTAG
- a CDS encoding carboxylate--amine ligase has protein sequence MPSGVPFDLDREVPGLIVKFGDYPLHHGGVGAIRSLGRLGVPMYAITEDRYTPAAASRHLRQAFVWPTTGTERPERLVEGLLRVGRRIGRPTVLIPTDEEAAVLIAEHQAELADRFLFPGVDAGLPRRLASKQGLHELCLEHGIPSPESACPESYEEIEDFAAKAAFPLVAKNCEAFVRRSRPAVSGTTRIATRDGLLALARGWGEHPGVILQEYLPREDAEDWIVHAYFDADSTPLAMFTGVKVRSWPPHAGMTANAYVVDNPELADIAARFIKQIGFSGVVDLDLRFDRRDGRYKLLDFNPRMGAQFRLFESESGIDVVRAMHLDLTGRTVPEGEQLAGRRYIVENIDLPALLAYRRSGYTTPHAPAHASGTELAWLAADDLRPFFTMLARFVRPGVKHMYQLWRTNRRSARATAG, from the coding sequence ATGCCTTCCGGCGTGCCTTTCGACCTGGACCGGGAAGTGCCGGGCCTGATCGTGAAGTTCGGCGACTACCCGCTGCACCACGGCGGAGTGGGCGCGATCCGCAGCCTCGGGCGCCTGGGCGTACCGATGTACGCGATCACGGAGGACCGGTACACGCCCGCCGCCGCCTCGCGGCATCTGCGGCAGGCGTTCGTCTGGCCGACCACGGGCACGGAGCGGCCGGAGCGGCTCGTCGAGGGGCTGCTGCGCGTCGGGCGCCGGATCGGCCGGCCCACCGTGCTGATCCCGACCGACGAGGAGGCCGCGGTGCTGATCGCCGAGCACCAGGCGGAACTCGCGGACCGCTTCCTGTTTCCCGGAGTGGACGCCGGCCTTCCGCGCCGCCTCGCCAGCAAGCAGGGTCTGCACGAACTCTGCCTGGAGCACGGCATACCCAGCCCGGAGTCCGCCTGCCCGGAGTCGTACGAGGAGATCGAGGACTTCGCGGCGAAGGCGGCCTTCCCGCTCGTGGCCAAGAACTGCGAGGCCTTCGTGCGCCGCTCGCGCCCGGCCGTGAGCGGGACGACCCGGATCGCGACCCGCGACGGGCTGCTCGCGCTCGCGCGCGGCTGGGGCGAGCACCCCGGGGTGATCCTCCAGGAGTATCTGCCCAGGGAGGACGCCGAGGACTGGATCGTGCACGCCTACTTCGACGCCGACTCGACGCCGCTCGCCATGTTCACCGGCGTCAAGGTCCGCTCCTGGCCGCCGCACGCGGGGATGACGGCGAACGCGTACGTGGTCGACAATCCGGAACTCGCGGACATCGCGGCGCGTTTCATCAAACAGATCGGCTTCAGCGGCGTCGTCGACCTCGACCTGCGCTTCGACCGGCGCGACGGCCGCTACAAACTGCTCGACTTCAACCCGCGGATGGGCGCGCAGTTCCGGCTCTTCGAGAGCGAGTCGGGCATCGACGTCGTCCGTGCCATGCATCTGGACCTGACCGGCCGCACCGTTCCGGAGGGGGAACAGCTCGCGGGCCGGCGGTACATCGTGGAGAACATCGACCTGCCCGCCCTGCTCGCGTACCGCCGCAGCGGCTACACGACACCGCACGCCCCCGCCCACGCGAGCGGCACGGAGCTGGCGTGGCTGGCGGCGGACGATCTGCGGCCGTTCTTCACCATGCTCGCGCGCTTCGTACGGCCCGGAGTGAAGCACATGTACCAGCTGTGGCGGACCAACCGCCGGAGTGCCCGCGCGACCGCGGGTTGA
- a CDS encoding FAD-dependent oxidoreductase, with amino-acid sequence MMEPVAVIGAGPFGLSTAAHLRARGIPVRVFGEPMVSWRAHMPEGMLLKSTPAASNIDAPQRGHNLVDYCDAAGIRRLVTDEDIVPVETFVAYGEWFRQKLVPDLERVRVVSVDRRGHQGDTGRIGQRGGPGGGRRGPAGFELKLDSGELFTARAVVVATGLSGLAYLPPELAAAAPDGPTPTGPVSHSSQLHDLSRFSGKELIVVGAGQSALETAALAAEAGAQVRVVARGKGSVAFGAPPWTQPRLRPGSPFGRAWSLWALSYYPHPYRHLPPQARHFLVRRVLGPLGAWWLRERFEGTVRVSEVSRIVRSGSEGGHPALAVRTLDGRVEELSADHVVAATGYRVDLAAMDFLGHELRTELAVSRGTPKLGAGFRSSVPGLYFTGLPAAASYGPVMRFVCGTEFASPRLVRHLVGARG; translated from the coding sequence GTGATGGAGCCGGTGGCAGTGATCGGTGCCGGGCCCTTCGGCCTGTCCACCGCCGCGCATCTGCGAGCGCGCGGCATTCCGGTACGGGTGTTCGGTGAGCCCATGGTGAGCTGGCGCGCTCACATGCCTGAGGGGATGCTTCTGAAGTCGACCCCGGCCGCCTCGAACATCGACGCCCCGCAGCGCGGGCACAACCTCGTCGACTACTGCGACGCGGCCGGCATCCGCCGACTCGTCACGGACGAGGACATCGTCCCGGTCGAGACGTTCGTCGCGTACGGGGAGTGGTTCCGGCAGAAGCTCGTGCCGGACCTGGAGCGGGTGCGGGTCGTCTCGGTCGACCGGCGCGGCCATCAGGGGGACACCGGGCGGATCGGTCAACGGGGTGGCCCAGGGGGCGGTCGGCGCGGCCCGGCGGGCTTCGAACTCAAGCTGGACTCCGGGGAGTTGTTCACCGCTCGGGCGGTCGTCGTCGCGACAGGGCTGTCCGGGCTGGCATATCTGCCGCCCGAGCTGGCCGCGGCCGCGCCCGACGGACCGACCCCCACGGGGCCCGTCTCGCACAGTTCGCAGCTCCACGACCTGTCCCGGTTCTCCGGCAAGGAGCTGATCGTCGTGGGGGCGGGCCAGTCCGCCCTGGAGACGGCGGCGCTCGCGGCTGAGGCGGGCGCGCAGGTGCGCGTGGTGGCGCGCGGCAAGGGATCGGTCGCCTTCGGCGCGCCCCCCTGGACGCAGCCGAGGCTGCGCCCCGGGTCGCCCTTCGGACGGGCCTGGTCGCTGTGGGCACTCAGCTACTACCCCCACCCGTACCGCCATCTGCCGCCGCAGGCCCGGCACTTCCTCGTCCGCCGGGTGCTCGGCCCGCTCGGCGCCTGGTGGCTGCGGGAGCGGTTCGAGGGGACGGTGCGGGTGAGCGAGGTGTCGCGGATCGTCCGCTCCGGATCGGAGGGTGGCCATCCGGCCCTCGCCGTCCGGACCCTCGACGGACGCGTCGAGGAACTCTCCGCGGACCACGTCGTCGCCGCGACCGGATACCGCGTCGATCTCGCGGCGATGGACTTCCTCGGGCACGAACTGCGTACGGAGCTGGCGGTGAGCCGGGGGACACCGAAGCTGGGCGCCGGGTTCAGGTCCTCCGTACCCGGGCTGTACTTCACGGGGCTGCCGGCGGCGGCTTCGTACGGGCCCGTGATGCGGTTCGTGTGCGGCACGGAGTTCGCCTCACCGAGGCTGGTCCGGCATCTGGTGGGGGCGCGCGGCTGA
- a CDS encoding HAD family hydrolase: protein MAAPIAYSLIATDLDGTLLRGDDTLSDRSRAALAMAIGRGARHLVVTGRPAPRVRPLLDELGSQGLAVCGQGAQLYDAGAERMVWSVTLDRELAETALGKIEAEVGDVYAAVDQDGVDGLTLIEPGYEMPHPTLPAVRVLRRDDLWTEPISKVLLRHPLLSDDELASAARGAVGSLATVTMSGPGTVELQPCGVTKATGLALAAEHLGLTPATTIAFGDMPNDIPMFDWAAHGVAMANAHPELRAVADEVTLSNEDDGIAVVLERLFGPRP from the coding sequence ATGGCCGCACCGATTGCATATTCACTCATCGCCACTGACCTGGACGGGACGTTGTTGCGAGGCGACGACACCCTGTCGGACCGGTCACGCGCCGCGCTGGCGATGGCAATCGGGAGAGGTGCCAGGCACCTCGTGGTGACGGGGCGCCCGGCACCACGCGTACGCCCCCTGCTGGACGAACTGGGCAGCCAGGGACTGGCGGTGTGCGGTCAGGGGGCGCAGCTGTACGACGCCGGCGCCGAGCGCATGGTCTGGTCGGTCACCCTCGACCGCGAGCTGGCCGAGACGGCGCTCGGCAAGATCGAGGCGGAGGTCGGGGACGTGTACGCCGCGGTCGACCAGGACGGGGTCGACGGACTCACGCTCATCGAGCCGGGGTACGAGATGCCGCACCCGACACTCCCAGCGGTCCGCGTCCTGCGTCGCGACGACCTGTGGACGGAACCCATCAGCAAGGTGCTGCTGCGCCATCCCCTGCTGTCCGACGACGAGTTGGCGTCCGCGGCCCGCGGAGCGGTCGGTTCCCTCGCCACGGTCACGATGTCAGGACCCGGCACAGTCGAACTCCAGCCATGTGGCGTGACCAAGGCGACGGGGCTCGCCCTGGCGGCCGAACATCTCGGCCTCACCCCCGCCACAACGATCGCCTTCGGTGACATGCCCAACGACATCCCGATGTTCGACTGGGCGGCCCACGGCGTCGCGATGGCCAACGCGCACCCCGAACTCCGGGCGGTGGCCGACGAGGTGACCCTGTCGAACGAGGACGACGGGATCGCGGTGGTACTGGAACGGCTCTTCGGCCCGCGGCCCTAG
- a CDS encoding transglycosylase SLT domain-containing protein has product MAARGKHRRPRMNTLTRGIVAAGTGGAALALPLVGATGAHAAQPTQTAQAAPSAVPQVSLVTYKVVAGDTLTKIAKKHSTSGGWQNLYKANRAVIGNDPAVIRPGLKLTVGTKNAQTSAKKATATKATTASAVTPAAAKTYTNDLDGWIKESLDIMAQQGIPGSYDGIYRNVMRESSGNPQAMNNWDSNAAAGTPSKGLLQTIDPTFNAYHVAGTSMDPFDPVANITAACNYAAARYGSIDNVFGAY; this is encoded by the coding sequence ATGGCCGCACGAGGCAAGCACCGCCGCCCCAGAATGAACACCCTCACGCGTGGCATCGTCGCCGCGGGAACCGGCGGAGCCGCGCTCGCGCTCCCCCTCGTGGGGGCCACCGGCGCCCACGCCGCACAGCCGACGCAGACCGCCCAGGCCGCACCGTCCGCGGTCCCGCAGGTCTCGCTCGTCACGTACAAGGTGGTCGCGGGCGACACCCTGACCAAGATCGCCAAGAAGCACTCCACGAGCGGCGGCTGGCAGAACCTGTACAAGGCCAACCGCGCGGTCATCGGCAACGACCCGGCGGTCATCCGCCCGGGCCTCAAGCTGACGGTCGGCACGAAGAACGCCCAGACCTCGGCGAAGAAGGCCACGGCGACCAAGGCGACCACCGCGTCCGCCGTCACCCCCGCCGCCGCGAAGACGTACACGAACGACCTCGACGGCTGGATCAAGGAGTCGCTGGACATCATGGCCCAGCAGGGCATCCCGGGGTCGTACGACGGCATCTACCGCAATGTCATGCGCGAGTCGTCGGGCAACCCGCAGGCCATGAACAACTGGGACTCCAACGCCGCGGCCGGTACGCCGTCGAAGGGGCTCCTCCAGACCATCGACCCGACCTTCAACGCGTACCACGTGGCCGGCACCTCGATGGACCCCTTCGACCCGGTCGCCAACATCACGGCGGCGTGCAACTACGCCGCCGCGAGGTACGGCTCGATCGACAACGTCTTCGGGGCCTACTGA
- a CDS encoding DUF5959 family protein, giving the protein MTAYAYVGPDDIREAVRPGGGGARIRTPADLDAFLSVRPADELAEPFTFVVDASMTLRLAPRRSEHVACADGKPVRAAGELGFARAASGWEITYASNQSTGYCPDPESWRSLAAALTRVGIDRTDAGTGGYTHPITYRRCPSCAGWNSVQDAHFVCALCDADLPADHRTGPTDLALLADEEGNSVRITVLGRHPRMVAGLAAEIVVETPFVSGRLELSLWRRRLETWGNALDAALHRGEDISWMTVERGPSISIRLTGERDCPEVIVEDDTISMATVCVPVDLPGNWIDSHRQKLREVLTLWNPED; this is encoded by the coding sequence ATGACCGCATACGCTTATGTGGGGCCCGATGACATAAGGGAGGCCGTCCGGCCTGGCGGGGGCGGCGCCCGGATCCGGACCCCGGCCGACCTCGACGCCTTCCTGTCCGTCCGCCCCGCCGACGAGCTCGCCGAGCCGTTCACCTTCGTCGTCGACGCCTCCATGACCCTGCGCCTGGCTCCACGCCGCTCCGAACACGTGGCCTGCGCGGACGGGAAACCGGTGCGCGCCGCCGGGGAGTTGGGCTTCGCTCGGGCCGCCTCCGGCTGGGAGATCACGTACGCGAGCAACCAGTCCACCGGCTACTGCCCCGACCCCGAGTCGTGGCGGTCGCTCGCGGCGGCCCTCACCCGCGTGGGCATCGACCGCACAGACGCCGGAACCGGTGGCTACACCCACCCGATCACCTACCGCCGCTGTCCGTCCTGCGCCGGGTGGAACTCCGTACAGGACGCCCACTTCGTCTGTGCCCTCTGCGACGCCGACCTCCCGGCCGACCACCGCACCGGCCCGACGGACCTCGCGCTCCTCGCCGACGAGGAGGGCAATTCCGTCAGGATCACGGTCCTCGGCCGGCACCCGCGGATGGTGGCGGGCCTCGCTGCCGAGATCGTCGTTGAGACGCCTTTCGTCAGCGGCCGCCTCGAACTCTCTCTGTGGCGCCGCCGACTTGAGACCTGGGGGAACGCCCTGGACGCCGCATTGCATCGCGGCGAGGACATCTCCTGGATGACGGTGGAGCGAGGCCCGTCGATTTCCATTCGGCTCACGGGAGAACGGGATTGCCCAGAGGTGATCGTGGAGGACGACACGATTTCCATGGCCACCGTGTGCGTCCCCGTCGATCTTCCCGGGAACTGGATCGACAGCCATCGGCAGAAACTGCGTGAGGTGCTGACCCTCTGGAACCCGGAGGACTGA